The Vibrio chagasii genome includes a region encoding these proteins:
- a CDS encoding DUF2971 domain-containing protein, which yields MLPKLYKFRSLHDRNIQSISECSLWFDYAKSFNNPFDSNHIFSQCLQNDFKVMCFSQSSDHPILWSQYGDNFKGMCIEYDLNYYEGYANLNCFEVQYEDHPNNICLPLLEKLPPLSLGTELFKVKHSNWRYEREYRWVLPKEELEGNKLFLNKQCLTSVILSEHAPADRKLKLLMTCQRLGIPVKQAMAKQDSFTFEVVC from the coding sequence ATGTTGCCTAAACTTTATAAGTTCAGATCGCTCCACGATAGAAACATACAATCTATATCCGAGTGTTCGTTGTGGTTTGATTACGCTAAATCCTTTAACAACCCTTTTGATTCTAACCACATCTTCAGCCAGTGCCTTCAAAATGATTTTAAGGTGATGTGTTTCTCGCAGTCCAGCGACCACCCTATACTGTGGTCTCAGTATGGTGACAACTTCAAAGGTATGTGTATTGAGTATGACCTTAACTATTATGAGGGTTACGCGAACCTAAATTGCTTTGAGGTTCAATATGAAGACCATCCAAACAATATCTGTTTGCCTTTGTTAGAGAAGTTACCGCCATTAAGCTTAGGTACCGAACTCTTTAAGGTAAAGCACTCTAATTGGCGCTATGAGCGTGAATATCGCTGGGTACTTCCTAAGGAAGAGCTCGAAGGCAATAAACTGTTTCTTAACAAACAATGCCTTACTTCAGTCATTCTCTCAGAGCATGCTCCAGCGGATAGAAAGCTTAAACTGTTAATGACATGCCAACGCCTAGGTATTCCAGTCAAACAAGCAATGGCCAAACAGGACTCATTCACGTTTGAAGTGGTTTGCTAA
- a CDS encoding DUF3634 family protein → MMYVILIGAVLVFWLVAVDRPVLKIKFNDGAIEQVKGHLPPSFKHNLQEIGHNNAFKGELKVYAKRSGYNLKFTKDVPKNVQQRIRNVFPHNGFKSKGSKKA, encoded by the coding sequence ATGATGTATGTAATCTTAATCGGTGCAGTGTTGGTATTTTGGTTGGTCGCTGTAGATAGACCCGTCCTGAAAATTAAATTCAATGATGGCGCTATTGAGCAGGTTAAAGGTCATCTTCCGCCGAGTTTTAAGCACAACCTTCAAGAGATCGGCCACAACAATGCGTTTAAGGGCGAATTAAAAGTGTATGCGAAACGTTCTGGCTATAACTTGAAGTTCACTAAGGACGTACCTAAAAACGTACAGCAACGCATTCGCAATGTGTTCCCGCATAACGGATTCAAGTCTAAAGGCTCAAAGAAAGCTTAA
- the matP gene encoding macrodomain Ter protein MatP, translating into MKYQQLENLECGWKWNYLVKKWKEGELITCHIDSSEADVAIQALLKLEHQPTGVLEWISDNMSPELDNKLKQAIRAKRKRHFNAEQVHTKKKSIDLDYRVWEKLSQRANELGCTLSDAIEYLVSEASRSEQASKTVTSLKEDLSKLLSDDK; encoded by the coding sequence ATGAAATATCAGCAACTTGAAAACTTAGAATGTGGTTGGAAATGGAACTATCTGGTCAAAAAATGGAAAGAAGGCGAATTGATCACCTGCCACATTGATTCAAGTGAAGCTGACGTCGCTATTCAGGCGTTATTAAAGCTCGAACACCAACCTACAGGTGTGCTTGAGTGGATATCAGACAACATGTCTCCAGAGCTCGACAATAAGCTCAAACAGGCGATTAGGGCGAAGCGCAAACGCCACTTTAACGCTGAACAAGTTCATACCAAAAAGAAATCAATCGACCTCGATTATCGCGTCTGGGAAAAGCTATCCCAAAGAGCGAATGAGCTAGGTTGTACCTTGTCTGACGCCATTGAATATTTGGTGAGTGAAGCATCACGCAGCGAACAGGCGAGTAAAACGGTAACGAGCCTTAAAGAAGATTTAAGCAAGCTTCTTTCTGACGATAAGTAA
- a CDS encoding AAA family ATPase, translated as MTQVDWRHVTPQYDEYSAQLEQFHDISPLPFSDIQHRFRDALTRFVRLSNLSRVLLVNSPDNSIYRQMIVESLVAELNDDAQPVIKTESLNAISLFDQVQSRDGKVIATKPGLLTRANNGYLIVSANLILANPGSWLLLKSALLGEAVEPISSNPEHLNQSPTLPLTYNIKLIVVGDRAQLGDLDYLDSDIQTGFCLFSEIEQDIKLSEETLTQYLGYLKWLQQRYELPNMTQQALTAILTAGARETEDQSYIPLCPIWHNALLNEALIEANNGEIDIQHIQQAQQHKYNRESYLPERALDDIRDGQVIIETEGEQVGQVNGLTVIDVPGHPISYGEPARISCVIHFGDGDIADVERKAELGGNLHAKGMMIMQAFVSSALNLEDPLPYAASVVFEQSYCEVDGDSASLAELCSLVSALSEYPIDQQIAVTGAVDQFGRVQAVGGLNEKIEGFYHVCKHQGLTGKQGVILPRSNLRHLALKPDLIESIKNEEFHIWSVSNVDEAIPLIMNKPFRDDEEESVLSKIAERIENFERHEHPMGIVGRIKNWFV; from the coding sequence ATGACTCAAGTAGATTGGCGACATGTTACGCCTCAGTACGACGAATATAGCGCTCAATTAGAGCAATTCCATGACATCTCGCCTCTCCCATTTTCAGATATTCAACACAGATTCAGAGACGCGTTGACTCGCTTTGTCCGCTTATCAAACCTTTCACGTGTTTTGTTAGTCAACTCTCCGGACAACTCGATCTATCGCCAAATGATCGTTGAGTCTTTAGTCGCTGAGCTGAATGACGATGCACAGCCCGTTATCAAAACCGAATCGTTGAATGCAATTTCTCTGTTTGACCAAGTTCAGTCTAGAGATGGAAAAGTCATCGCGACGAAACCTGGTCTACTCACCAGAGCAAACAACGGCTACTTGATCGTATCTGCAAATTTGATTCTTGCTAATCCGGGTAGCTGGTTATTATTAAAATCTGCGCTTCTTGGCGAAGCTGTCGAACCAATCAGCAGTAACCCTGAGCACTTGAATCAATCACCAACGCTTCCTCTTACATACAACATCAAATTGATTGTCGTTGGAGACAGAGCGCAACTCGGTGACCTTGATTACTTGGATAGCGATATTCAAACCGGTTTTTGTCTTTTTAGTGAAATTGAACAAGACATTAAACTTTCTGAAGAGACTTTGACTCAATATCTAGGGTATCTGAAGTGGCTTCAGCAGCGTTACGAACTGCCGAATATGACTCAACAAGCGTTGACGGCGATTTTGACCGCAGGCGCCCGAGAAACAGAAGATCAAAGTTACATTCCATTGTGTCCGATTTGGCACAACGCGCTACTGAATGAAGCGCTGATTGAAGCCAATAACGGCGAGATTGATATTCAGCATATCCAACAAGCTCAACAGCATAAATACAATCGAGAATCATACCTACCAGAGCGCGCACTTGATGATATTCGAGATGGCCAAGTCATCATCGAAACTGAAGGTGAACAAGTGGGCCAAGTGAACGGCCTAACCGTTATCGATGTTCCAGGTCACCCAATCTCTTATGGTGAACCTGCACGTATTTCGTGTGTCATTCACTTTGGCGATGGCGATATTGCCGATGTTGAACGTAAAGCTGAGCTTGGTGGCAACCTGCATGCGAAAGGCATGATGATCATGCAAGCGTTCGTTAGCAGTGCGCTAAACCTTGAAGATCCATTGCCATACGCTGCGTCTGTCGTGTTTGAACAATCGTATTGCGAAGTTGATGGCGACAGTGCTTCACTTGCTGAGCTGTGTTCTCTAGTGAGCGCACTATCTGAATACCCTATCGACCAACAAATCGCTGTAACGGGTGCTGTCGACCAATTTGGTCGTGTGCAAGCGGTTGGTGGCCTCAATGAGAAGATCGAAGGTTTCTACCATGTTTGTAAGCATCAAGGCCTAACAGGCAAACAAGGCGTGATACTTCCAAGGTCTAATTTGAGACATCTTGCACTGAAACCGGATCTTATCGAAAGCATCAAAAACGAAGAATTTCACATCTGGTCTGTGTCAAATGTAGACGAAGCTATTCCTCTAATTATGAACAAACCATTTAGAGACGATGAAGAAGAAAGCGTTCTTAGCAAAATCGCGGAACGTATTGAAAACTTTGAAAGACATGAGCACCCAATGGGAATTGTGGGACGCATCAAAAACTGGTTTGTCTAG
- the fabA gene encoding bifunctional 3-hydroxydecanoyl-ACP dehydratase/trans-2-decenoyl-ACP isomerase produces the protein MQNKRDSYTREELLASSQGELWPQGPQLPAPNMLMMDRITKMSETEGDFGKGLVLAELDITPDLWFFDCHFPGDPVMPGCLGLDAMWQLVGFYLGWVGGAGKGRALGVGEVKFTGQILPTAKKVTYEIHMKRVVNRRLVMGLADGRVLVDGKEIYVAKDLKVGLFQDTSAF, from the coding sequence ATGCAAAACAAACGTGATTCTTACACTCGCGAAGAGCTTCTAGCTTCAAGCCAAGGCGAACTATGGCCACAAGGCCCTCAACTACCAGCACCAAACATGTTGATGATGGACCGCATCACTAAAATGTCTGAGACTGAAGGTGATTTCGGTAAAGGTTTGGTTCTTGCTGAGCTCGATATTACTCCTGACCTATGGTTCTTTGATTGTCACTTCCCTGGTGACCCAGTAATGCCTGGTTGTCTAGGTCTAGACGCTATGTGGCAGCTGGTTGGTTTCTACCTTGGTTGGGTTGGCGGCGCAGGTAAAGGCCGTGCTCTAGGTGTTGGTGAGGTTAAATTCACAGGTCAAATCCTACCTACAGCGAAAAAAGTAACGTACGAGATCCATATGAAGCGCGTTGTTAACCGTCGTCTAGTTATGGGCCTTGCAGACGGTCGTGTGCTTGTTGATGGCAAAGAGATCTATGTTGCTAAAGATTTGAAAGTTGGCCTTTTCCAAGATACATCAGCATTCTAA
- the rmf gene encoding ribosome modulation factor, translated as MKRQKRDRLERAQSQGYKAGLNGRSQEACPYSQMDSRSYWLGGWRDARDDKQAGLYK; from the coding sequence ATGAAGAGACAAAAGCGTGATCGACTAGAACGAGCACAATCTCAAGGCTATAAAGCTGGTTTAAACGGTAGGTCACAAGAAGCTTGCCCATATAGCCAAATGGATTCTCGGTCTTATTGGTTAGGTGGCTGGCGAGATGCCAGAGATGATAAACAAGCAGGTCTCTACAAGTAG
- a CDS encoding DUF3466 family protein, giving the protein MTCTKFKLTTVGALVLAATNANAALYKVVEVTPSITGASEIFGVAIQPGSATDGTNDLALGCFDSAATNCADTTFKLAGETRNTVEAVSYREEVPFAMDAPFQYIQEFVDFENYCYRELRYSTCESWAKNRWNDTWIKEKDDPSYVNAKAFVEGGTTFENRNTVINSLDDAAQPLGVKSEGDIRNNAIFTTATGPKGTSETRAWKAITASNGTVYNVGSVSVDQGATDTSKPYNAFSSKAAIWDGTTTKEIDWIRSGDAKQGDYFAQGSMRSIVESNSVFYGVGYNTADGNGDLQDMNASVFISKSLDLTDSNNTWTTKEISGAEVKSGSSNDDARYSNSVATDINDNLFAVGYAKRNGYVPENGSAGNKIFVVTDATNPTATFLSGGIFFSGSSGEAKAVNNYNEFVGQIDAETTREVEGSERRHRGFIYPYQANGTDSSRIALFDNKAWWLDDLTNDGNASGENNKFRIIDATDINDAGVISATAIKCTVGGTAQPYDTTSHNSYCGGASSNAVEEVVAVKLVPIAGKTQADIQARSADSEKVDRQGGSLGWLTLTVLGLLGFRRKFK; this is encoded by the coding sequence ATGACTTGTACTAAATTTAAATTAACGACAGTTGGAGCCCTAGTTTTGGCTGCAACTAATGCCAACGCTGCGCTTTATAAGGTAGTTGAGGTAACGCCTTCGATTACCGGTGCATCTGAAATCTTCGGTGTAGCGATCCAGCCTGGTAGTGCTACCGACGGAACGAATGACCTTGCACTAGGATGTTTTGACTCAGCGGCAACAAACTGTGCTGACACTACATTCAAACTTGCTGGTGAAACTCGAAATACGGTTGAAGCGGTAAGCTATCGCGAAGAAGTGCCTTTCGCAATGGATGCTCCATTCCAATACATCCAAGAGTTTGTTGATTTCGAAAACTATTGTTATCGAGAGCTTAGATATTCTACGTGTGAGAGCTGGGCTAAAAATCGTTGGAACGATACGTGGATTAAAGAAAAAGATGATCCAAGTTACGTCAATGCTAAGGCATTTGTTGAAGGTGGTACTACATTTGAAAATCGCAATACGGTGATTAACTCACTTGATGATGCAGCGCAGCCATTAGGCGTTAAATCTGAAGGTGATATCCGCAACAATGCGATATTTACGACAGCAACTGGTCCTAAGGGCACTTCTGAAACGCGTGCATGGAAAGCGATTACAGCAAGTAATGGTACTGTTTACAATGTAGGTAGTGTGTCGGTAGACCAAGGGGCAACGGACACATCTAAGCCATACAATGCGTTCAGTTCGAAAGCGGCGATCTGGGACGGTACTACAACCAAAGAAATCGATTGGATTCGCAGCGGTGACGCCAAACAAGGCGATTACTTTGCTCAAGGTAGCATGCGTTCAATTGTTGAATCTAACTCTGTTTTTTACGGCGTAGGCTATAATACGGCTGATGGTAATGGTGACCTACAAGATATGAATGCTTCTGTATTCATTAGTAAGTCTCTGGATCTAACAGATAGTAATAATACATGGACAACTAAAGAGATTAGTGGTGCAGAAGTTAAGTCTGGCTCGTCTAACGACGATGCGAGATACAGTAACTCTGTTGCGACGGATATTAACGACAACTTGTTCGCAGTTGGTTATGCCAAACGTAATGGCTATGTACCGGAGAACGGCAGTGCAGGTAATAAGATTTTTGTTGTAACGGATGCGACAAACCCAACAGCAACTTTCTTGTCTGGCGGAATTTTCTTTAGTGGCTCAAGTGGCGAAGCTAAAGCGGTAAATAACTACAATGAATTTGTAGGCCAGATTGATGCGGAAACGACTCGTGAAGTTGAAGGTAGTGAACGTAGACATCGTGGTTTTATTTACCCGTATCAAGCAAATGGCACTGACTCGTCAAGAATTGCGCTGTTTGATAACAAAGCTTGGTGGCTAGATGATCTAACCAATGATGGTAATGCCTCTGGTGAAAACAACAAGTTTAGAATCATCGATGCAACCGACATTAACGATGCTGGTGTAATTTCAGCGACTGCGATTAAGTGTACTGTTGGTGGAACAGCTCAGCCTTATGATACAACGTCTCACAACTCATACTGTGGTGGCGCGTCATCTAATGCGGTAGAGGAGGTTGTAGCGGTTAAACTTGTTCCTATCGCTGGTAAAACTCAAGCTGATATTCAAGCTCGTAGTGCTGACTCAGAGAAAGTCGATCGTCAAGGTGGTAGCCTAGGTTGGTTAACTTTGACTGTGCTTGGTCTGTTAGGGTTCCGTAGAAAATTTAAATAA
- a CDS encoding ABC transporter ATP-binding protein, which yields MALLTIHNGQLAFGDHPLLDRADFALQENERVCLVGRNGAGKSTLMKVLSGSIIMDDGKMQITQDVVVSRLEQDPPRNEEGTVYDYVAGGLAEIGEQLKIYHDLLDLIATDPSEKNLNRLTRVQEQLDHANAWRFEDRVTNVLGALKLTAETKLTDLSGGWQRKAALARALVCDPDVLLLDEPTNHLDVATIEWLEGFLKDFRGSIIFISHDRAFIKSMATRIVDLDRGKLSSFPGDYENYLVEKEEALRVEEMQNAEFDKKLAQEEVWIRQGIKARRTRNEGRVRALKKLREERLNRREVQGKAVIQIDDAQRSGKIVFEAENINFGFEGKQIVKDFSFNIMRGDRIALIGPNGCGKSTVLKLLLDQLKPDSGRLHCGTKLEVAYFDQYREILDPEKSVIDNLADGKQEVTVGGRERHALSYLQDFLFSPKRARTPVKALSGGEKNRLLLARIFLKSNNLLILDEPTNDLDIETLELLEDLLANYQGTLLLVSHDRQFVDNTVMTSWIFEGNGVIEEFVGGYHDAQQQRKQALEYRQVEKPSKPAKVVEETPKTAPVKAKPKKLSYKLQRELEALPQRLEELETQIEALQEEVNDPSFFSKSVEQTQPVLDKLTATEQELEVAFERWEELEALQQES from the coding sequence ATGGCATTACTTACAATTCATAATGGGCAGTTAGCGTTTGGCGATCACCCATTATTAGACCGTGCAGACTTCGCACTGCAAGAAAATGAGCGTGTTTGTTTAGTAGGGCGCAATGGTGCCGGTAAGTCTACGTTGATGAAAGTGCTATCTGGCAGCATCATCATGGACGACGGCAAGATGCAAATCACTCAAGATGTGGTTGTTTCTCGCTTGGAACAAGATCCACCGCGTAACGAAGAAGGCACAGTATATGATTATGTGGCTGGTGGCTTAGCAGAGATTGGCGAGCAGCTAAAGATCTATCATGATCTTCTTGATCTGATCGCAACCGACCCTAGTGAAAAGAATCTAAACCGCCTTACTCGTGTACAAGAACAGTTGGATCACGCTAATGCATGGCGCTTTGAAGACCGTGTAACGAATGTTCTGGGCGCTCTAAAGCTGACTGCCGAAACTAAACTGACAGACCTTTCTGGTGGTTGGCAACGTAAAGCAGCCCTTGCTCGTGCGCTTGTGTGTGACCCTGACGTGCTTCTACTCGACGAACCGACGAACCACTTGGATGTTGCTACTATTGAATGGTTAGAAGGCTTCCTTAAAGACTTCCGTGGTTCAATCATCTTTATCTCGCACGACCGTGCGTTCATTAAGTCGATGGCTACGCGTATCGTCGACCTTGATCGCGGTAAATTGAGTTCTTTCCCTGGTGATTACGAAAATTACCTAGTTGAGAAAGAAGAAGCGCTTCGCGTTGAAGAAATGCAGAACGCTGAATTCGATAAAAAGCTCGCTCAGGAAGAAGTATGGATTCGACAGGGTATCAAAGCTCGTCGTACTCGTAACGAAGGTCGTGTACGTGCGCTTAAGAAGCTACGTGAAGAGCGTTTGAATCGTCGTGAAGTGCAGGGCAAAGCGGTTATCCAAATCGATGATGCTCAGCGTTCAGGTAAGATTGTATTTGAAGCTGAGAACATTAACTTTGGTTTCGAAGGCAAACAGATCGTTAAAGACTTTAGCTTCAACATCATGCGTGGCGATCGTATTGCACTGATTGGTCCGAATGGTTGTGGTAAGAGTACGGTTCTTAAGTTGCTTCTTGACCAGCTAAAACCTGATTCTGGTCGTTTGCATTGCGGTACGAAACTTGAAGTGGCGTACTTTGACCAATACCGTGAAATCCTTGACCCAGAGAAGTCGGTTATCGATAACCTAGCGGATGGTAAGCAAGAAGTAACAGTAGGTGGCCGTGAGCGTCATGCGCTTAGCTACCTACAAGATTTCTTATTCTCTCCTAAACGTGCTCGTACTCCTGTTAAAGCGCTGTCTGGTGGTGAGAAAAACCGCCTGTTATTAGCTCGTATTTTCCTTAAATCGAACAACTTGCTGATTCTCGATGAGCCAACCAACGATCTAGATATCGAAACTTTGGAACTTTTAGAAGATTTGCTTGCCAACTATCAGGGTACGCTTCTTTTAGTAAGCCACGATCGTCAGTTTGTAGATAATACAGTGATGACAAGTTGGATCTTCGAAGGCAACGGCGTGATTGAAGAATTTGTTGGTGGCTATCACGATGCTCAACAACAAAGAAAGCAGGCACTTGAATACCGACAGGTTGAAAAGCCATCAAAGCCAGCGAAAGTAGTTGAGGAAACTCCCAAAACTGCACCAGTTAAAGCTAAACCTAAGAAGTTATCGTATAAGCTACAGCGAGAGCTAGAAGCGTTACCACAACGTTTAGAAGAATTGGAAACACAAATTGAAGCTCTTCAGGAAGAAGTTAACGATCCAAGCTTCTTTTCGAAATCTGTAGAGCAGACACAGCCAGTTTTAGATAAGCTAACTGCGACAGAGCAGGAGCTTGAAGTTGCATTTGAGCGCTGGGAAGAGCTCGAGGCACTACAACAGGAAAGTTAA
- a CDS encoding glutaredoxin family protein gives MAFQLTEQLNISHHVNVVDIAFDDELFSRYGVTIPVLKFESSDGSQHSELNWPFGLLELNDWLKKNGITYNS, from the coding sequence ATGGCATTCCAACTCACGGAACAGTTAAACATTAGCCATCATGTCAATGTTGTTGATATTGCATTCGATGATGAGCTCTTTTCCCGTTACGGGGTCACTATTCCGGTGCTTAAATTTGAAAGCTCTGACGGTTCTCAACACTCAGAGCTTAACTGGCCATTTGGCTTGTTAGAACTTAATGATTGGTTAAAGAAGAATGGCATTACTTACAATTCATAA
- the rlmKL gene encoding bifunctional 23S rRNA (guanine(2069)-N(7))-methyltransferase RlmK/23S rRNA (guanine(2445)-N(2))-methyltransferase RlmL, whose product MNQYLAVTSNGLENLLVEELTQLGITNAKPVQAGVKFKATNEQIYRCCLWSRLASRFVRVLSEFTCQDDMDLYLSTTAVNWVNQFHSSKRFVVDFNGTNREIRNSQYGAMKVKDAIVDCFEKKSLPRPSISKENPDVRIHVRLHRDKAILGLDMVGSGLHQRGYRPESGRAPLRETLAAAILLRSGWDATKPFLDPMCGSGTLVIEAAMMAANMAPGVKRQKWCFEALEDFEPELWAEVKSEANVQGRRGVKKVECKFYGYDNDERMIKTARDNARRAGVEDLIQFEVGDAALVKRPAEFDNGVVVSNPPYGERLGTEPGLIALYTAFGAQLKAEFGGCHASIFSSSDELLSCLRMRADKQFKLNNGALPCHQKNYSISDRPMSERPTEQQEQQIAPDFANRLKKNIGKIGKWAKKEQLDCYRIYDADLPEYNVAIDVYPGHLVIQEYAAPKDVPEEKAKRRLTDIIRASIQVTGVEANNVVLKVRQKQKGRSQYQKLSQDSSNLEVNEYGVKLIVNLHDYLDTGLFLDHKITRRRIGEMAAGKDFLNLFAYTGSASVHAAVGGARSTTTVDMSNTYLEWAKENMELNGRVGRQHQFVQADCLQWLAKEQGSYDLIFIDPPTFSNSKRMDQSFDVQRDHIQLMEDLKRLLREEGTIVFSNNKRHFKMDLEALEELGLKAQNISAKTLPLDFSRNKHIHNCWLITHK is encoded by the coding sequence ATGAATCAATATCTAGCGGTTACCTCAAACGGCCTTGAGAATTTATTAGTTGAAGAACTAACCCAACTAGGGATTACAAACGCAAAACCTGTTCAAGCAGGTGTTAAATTCAAAGCGACCAATGAGCAAATTTATCGTTGTTGTTTGTGGAGTCGTTTGGCTTCTCGATTTGTACGTGTCCTTTCTGAATTCACTTGTCAGGACGACATGGATTTGTACCTATCGACCACTGCGGTTAACTGGGTGAATCAATTCCATAGCTCTAAGCGTTTTGTGGTTGACTTTAATGGTACTAACCGTGAAATCCGCAACAGCCAATACGGCGCGATGAAAGTGAAAGACGCTATCGTCGATTGCTTCGAGAAGAAGTCATTACCTCGTCCTTCTATTAGCAAAGAAAATCCAGATGTTCGTATTCACGTTCGTTTACACCGTGACAAAGCGATTCTTGGCCTTGATATGGTCGGCAGCGGTCTTCACCAGCGTGGTTACCGTCCTGAATCAGGTCGCGCACCGTTGCGCGAAACTCTTGCTGCAGCGATTCTTCTTCGTAGTGGCTGGGACGCAACAAAACCTTTCTTAGATCCGATGTGTGGTTCAGGTACGCTTGTGATTGAAGCGGCAATGATGGCTGCGAACATGGCTCCGGGTGTTAAGCGTCAGAAATGGTGTTTCGAGGCTCTAGAAGATTTTGAACCAGAGCTATGGGCTGAAGTTAAGTCAGAGGCGAATGTACAAGGTCGCCGTGGTGTGAAGAAAGTAGAGTGTAAGTTCTACGGCTATGACAACGATGAGCGAATGATCAAGACTGCACGTGACAATGCGCGTCGTGCCGGTGTTGAAGATTTAATTCAATTTGAAGTAGGCGATGCTGCACTTGTTAAGCGTCCTGCGGAATTCGACAATGGCGTGGTTGTATCAAACCCACCTTATGGTGAGCGTCTAGGTACTGAGCCTGGCTTGATTGCACTATACACGGCGTTTGGCGCGCAGCTAAAAGCTGAGTTTGGTGGTTGTCACGCATCTATCTTCTCTAGCTCAGACGAGCTTCTAAGCTGCTTGCGTATGCGTGCAGACAAACAGTTCAAATTGAATAACGGTGCGTTACCGTGTCACCAAAAGAACTACTCAATTTCCGATCGTCCTATGTCAGAGCGCCCAACAGAACAGCAAGAACAGCAGATTGCGCCTGATTTCGCGAACCGCCTTAAGAAGAACATCGGCAAAATTGGCAAGTGGGCTAAGAAGGAACAACTAGATTGTTACCGTATCTACGATGCAGACTTACCTGAATACAATGTAGCGATTGACGTATATCCAGGTCACCTTGTTATTCAAGAATACGCCGCACCTAAAGATGTACCGGAGGAGAAAGCAAAGCGTCGTCTAACCGATATCATCCGTGCTTCTATTCAAGTGACTGGTGTTGAAGCCAATAACGTTGTGTTGAAAGTTCGTCAGAAGCAAAAAGGCCGCTCTCAATACCAGAAGCTTTCTCAAGATTCGTCGAACCTAGAAGTAAACGAGTACGGTGTTAAGCTGATTGTTAACCTTCACGACTACCTAGATACAGGTTTATTCCTTGATCATAAGATCACTCGTCGTCGTATCGGTGAAATGGCGGCAGGCAAGGATTTCCTAAACCTGTTTGCTTATACAGGTAGTGCATCTGTACATGCAGCAGTGGGTGGCGCACGCTCTACAACTACCGTTGATATGTCTAATACTTACCTAGAGTGGGCGAAAGAGAACATGGAGCTTAACGGCCGTGTCGGTCGTCAACATCAATTTGTTCAAGCTGACTGCTTACAATGGTTAGCTAAAGAGCAAGGATCGTACGACCTGATCTTCATTGATCCACCAACGTTCTCAAACTCGAAGCGTATGGATCAATCTTTCGATGTTCAACGTGATCATATCCAGCTGATGGAGGACCTAAAGCGCCTGCTTCGTGAAGAAGGTACGATTGTTTTCTCTAACAATAAACGTCACTTCAAAATGGATTTAGAAGCATTAGAAGAGCTGGGCCTTAAAGCTCAGAACATTTCTGCTAAAACATTGCCTCTAGATTTCTCTCGTAATAAGCATATTCATAACTGCTGGTTGATTACACATAAGTAA
- a CDS encoding cell division protein ZapC — MMLKPSDTWSWYYDEQQCSLMLNLGEDMIFKTNLVRNKLVDCAFRDNEFTVDDASSYQTFKEQISGLELSEPRQAELALYCVAAKRFHKPVQPKSWFFAPQGAGHEYPQEGDIVQMNNEHSLGYFIVLEVGECASLCAFVDLEEFLLTPSKGLRFGDSIKVMHDRMLDANAILHQSHHIAMVG, encoded by the coding sequence ATGATGCTTAAACCTAGCGATACATGGAGTTGGTATTACGATGAGCAGCAATGTTCATTAATGCTAAACCTCGGAGAGGATATGATTTTCAAAACGAATCTGGTCCGCAATAAGCTGGTGGACTGTGCGTTTCGAGATAATGAATTCACCGTTGATGACGCATCATCATACCAAACCTTCAAAGAACAAATTTCTGGCTTAGAGCTATCTGAGCCTCGTCAAGCAGAACTGGCGCTTTACTGCGTGGCTGCGAAGCGTTTCCATAAGCCTGTACAACCAAAGAGTTGGTTTTTCGCTCCCCAAGGTGCAGGCCATGAGTATCCTCAGGAAGGGGATATTGTACAAATGAATAACGAGCATAGCCTTGGTTACTTCATTGTATTAGAAGTGGGCGAGTGTGCGAGCTTGTGCGCGTTTGTAGACCTAGAAGAGTTCCTACTGACTCCTTCAAAAGGATTACGCTTTGGCGACTCAATCAAGGTGATGCACGATAGAATGCTTGATGCTAACGCAATTCTGCATCAATCTCATCATATTGCGATGGTAGGCTAA